tggtatattcggtatatgatttggcatgaaataatgtcatgaatggtttatgaattaacacatgttggtaagcgtgatacatgaataaatgttgtgctcatccatgcttataatgcttatgctatatgtgtatttggctaacatatttggtgtacatgcttaggctttggccaagtagtggctagattatgccacgttaaatttataagttatgcattgaaatagtaagtgcctaattgaaaatatgcttgtgatcatgaaaagggtggtaaggtttaaattatgtaatctctagtgaaatggtttaacATGTGGTTAGTTcaaaaaagagttatgtttaaatacactagcttgcggctatggttgaatgatatgtttatatcttgtgttatgtgcataggaaacaagtgtggaaaggtaatggaatagtaagttcatatggctgaaatttaatgattaaatgttaatttcatgaattatatagtATATGATGATATATAGTTGTTGATggattgagaataaaataacaatacgaaaaactgaataaatgatcaaattgagcgaaACGTCGGATTTAAGTACTTCtaatcagtgacaagtgataagtggtagctttagctacacttatctgattagtgacaagtgacaagtgataagtggtagctttagctacacttatctgatcagggacaagtgacaagtgataaatgTGATCCTTGTAAAATCGTGGCAGTGCTATGGCTtcggaaagtgataagtgatcatatgcaagaccatagttatactatggcaaagtggaagtgaagtactcaattttccataaccgttccctaatttgattaaggatggtaagtgacaaatgggcccaaaaaaattaaagtaaatggataagtggtagtgtatttataccaggatgatgttgttatttaagctaaagtgatattttcattgcaaaattgagaatttcataaatgtgttaatgaatggtataatcgataaacgttgagttaaatggtaaatacgtattagtgttgaacttaatggcattgaattgtacgtgaattaaatggaaattgctagtgatatgatttaaatatgctcagtgatatgatttaaattgtgagcatgagaaattgcgaattgaatgaaatgaaaatgaagcattgaattgcatgagtatgtatcgggtctcgtagaccctatttattatgattataatattttgaggatatattgtgaagagttataaaagcatgttaataattttgaaaggttaatttagatgtaattttataactcggttaaatacgtttacaagtgtatgtgttctgataatgcctcgtaccctattccggtgttgaatacgggtaaggggtgttacatgttaaACTACTTTCATAATGctcattttataaataattttattaaatgctAGATTACAAAATGGCTTAATCATGATTTGATGTTTGAAttatactctcttttttttctcatgATACTACCTATTTTTTTGAGACATAATTATGTACTTTAAATATCCATGTGATTTTAGTTCAATTATAAACTTTTGAAAGGAATTTTTcacgtaaatatttatatcgcaatttcaaaaatgaaatttaaagggattaaataggAAATGGTACTCTGAATCATAAAACTATAATGAAATATACGATCAACCAACACTTATCTAATTTGAAAGAGTCTAGAACATTTCGAGATCCTGATGCATATAGATACAAATGGTCAAATAGAAGCAAGAATTTTTAGGAGCATTTGGAACATTTCATTTCTGAGCAGAAGAGTCGTTTTCAAGTAGTTCaattataaactttttgaaAGGAATTTTTCACGTAAATATTTGTATCGCAATTTCGAATATGGAATTTAAAGGGATCAAATAGGAAATGGTACTCTGAATCATAgaactataataaaatatacgaTCAACCAACACTTATCTAATTTGAAAGAGTCCTAGaacattttgatttaatgaCTAAGATCATTTTGGTTCTTATTATTCTTgttatattacaattttaaaaataaaataaaaatatttttaatgctatttattagtataattagtgtaaaatgatatttttctatttgaaatatttaatataattaaaatatattaatttatcacaattcaaataatataaaataaaataattttaaataataattaaagcatgtttaacatatttaacatgaaatatactttatataattaatgcaaaataacataattcaaaataataattaattaacataattaactcaaattaattaagtgataattaatatttttaataatatgataaaaataaaagatattttctcgattcaaaagttttatatatactCGTACTTTTATATAGATGATAGATACtacactattaatatttatattatattaaaatcttaGACTAAATTAAAGTCATGAGGTAAAGCTCAATACCaaaacaattaaagaaaataaataaagcaaattttaaaaaattactttaatttgttaaggaaaaactttaaaaacttttaagattttcttttctcatcCTCTCATGcagattatttatattttccttttaaattaatccaatatttttcttaatttattttatatttatatacttttctttagttgataataattaattaattaattttcttttacaattttttatttttcactaatttttgttttatatttttccagTGCACTTAGTGTTGTAACTTTTAGTTGGCTAATTGTTCCAACtttaatgttgtaattattGTTGGAATAAATAACTTCGTTTACGTTGTTCAAGATTAggcaaaataaagtaaataagaaTATAATTAACACACAATATTTGTTAACGCAATTTAGATTTATCAGTCCTACTTTACAGAATCTCGTTTAAAGAATGATCTTTATTCTATAATTCGTCCGATATAACTATTGGCTAAAGTTCAAACAACTCTTACATCAATGGATATTTGCAACCTCGATATTGCTCAAAATACCTCACAATAGAATCAATAAAACTCTTGAAGAAATCACACGAAATAGTAAACTAAAGCCCAAAAAGTTGATCGAAGACACTGCAAAAGCTCTATCCAAGTGATGCCACAAGTAACTTATTTATTGACTGATACaagatttcatattttcacgtcagtcattctaaaattaaaacaaattatctGTTAGTAAGAATCattcttattttgattttaaataatacgTGAAAGtacacaattttattatttaacggtgaagtgataaaattaataaaaattaacggTAACAAAATAACAACCATTGATGGGGtagtttatttttcaaaaattaattcatatgGGTCTATATATTCGTTAATGGATTTAGCACCAATAAAGATCCATTTTCGAAATTATTTAtggaaatagattttttttaaaaataataacggGTATAGACCGAAAATTCAAAAACGCATTGACGTAAACGTATTTTCAAGGGATATCCTAGAAAAGTACTTCCACGTGCTTTTTTAGGATATCCCCTGAAAAcgccattattatttttgaaaatagcCCATTTCCATAAATAATTTCGGAAATGGGCCTTTATTGATACTAAACCATTCGTTAATCAGGGACAATCGCTTCTCAGTTATTCTACATGTAAGCATGATTCTTTTCTTACTTAAAATTCCTTCAATTCTCCAGAAAACCAACGCAATCCCCTCTTTTAATTCTCGATGTTTATTCCTTTATCATTCAACTAGCCATAAAGTAGAAAATTTTGCTTCTTTATTGGAGAATTGTAaagattttgtttctttgagaAAGCTCCATGCTTGTATTTTCACTAATGGGATTTGTCAAAGTACATTTATAAgctcaaaacttctaacttgCTATCAAAAGTTTGGATCCTCACTTGAATCAAGATGGGTATTTGATGGAATTATCAAGAGCAATATCTTTCTTCGGAATTCAGTTCTCGTTGGATGTTTTAGAAGTGGTCAATATGGTGAAGTTCTTAGGCTGTATTTGAAATTGAAGCAAAAAAAGATTGGTTTCGATTGCTCAGCTATTACTTTTACTTTGAAGAGTTGTGCTGAATTGGGTAGTTTTGGATTTGGAAAAGGAGTTCATCTTGATGTTTTAAAGTTTGGGTTAAGTAAAGATGGATTTGTGGGTTCTTCACTTATATGTTTGTATTCAAAGAATGGAGATATGGTTGGTGCTTCCAAAGTGTTCGATGAAATAACTGAAAGAGATGTTGTTGTATACACTTCGATGATAACTGGCTACGCACTAGTTGGCGGTCATATTACTTACAAGGCGTTTGAATTTGCTCGTCTCATGCAGAAGGAGGGGATCGATCCTAACAGGGTGACAATGGTGAGTTTACTGCAGGCAGCAGCCGAGTTGGAAGCACTGGAAGAAGGCAGGTCGATCCATGGATATGCTATTAGAAGAGGGATTGGTTGTTCAGATGAAGTATTTGAGACAAGTCTCATGGATATGTATATTAAATGCAAGGTCCCAACAATGGCGGCATGCATTTTTGGTAGAATGAAGATGAAGACCATTGGTTCTTGGAATGCTATGATAACTGGATATCTTAATATGGGGCAGCCATTGGAAGCATTGGGACATTTTTGTAAGATGGTACATGAAAATGTTTTCCCAGATTTGATTAGCTTAGCCAATGGGATTTTGTGTTGTGCTGATTTGAAGTATTTGCAAGAAGGAAAGGCTATTCAAGGTCGCATTATTCGGATAGGTTACGAGCTTGATCTCATAGCTACCACTGCTTTGGTTGATATGTATTCCAAGTGCAATGATCTTACCCGGGCTAGGAAGTTATTCGATGTAGTGGAGAAAAGAGATGTGATTTTATACAATGTCATGATGGCAGGTTATCTCCAAAATGGATTTGCTACCGAAACCGTGGACCTTTTTATTGAAATGGTTGGTTCCGGTCTCAAACCGAACCTAGGTTCTATCCTGAATGTACTTTCAGCATTGTCAGAGATGAAGAACGTAAGAGGAGGAAGGAGTGTTCATGGTTACATTTTGAAACATGAATTTCGTATGAATACCGAAGTTGCCAATCAAATTGTCTACATGTATGCTAGATGCAGTTATATTTATGATGCAAGGCAAGTCTTCAATGGGATACGATATAAGGACTTGATTTCATGGACGTCAATGATGATGGGTTATATCTACCATGCCAACCCCGAAGAAGCCATTCTATTGTTCCGaatgatgaaaagagaaaaactcgACCATGATTCTGTCACTCTGATAAGTTTACTCCAGGCATTCTTGAAGCTTGGACATCTAAGTCTAGCAAAGGAAGTTCACTGTCATTCATATCGAACTCGACTAGATCACGAAACACTAGTAATAAACTCCCTGATAACTACTTATGCCAAGTTGGGAAATCTAAATATGGCAAGAAATTTATTTGAGCACACCAATAGAGGGTGTGTGACATCATGGAACACAATGATTGCAGCATATGGGATGCATGGAAACTGCAAAGAAGTTCTCCGGCTATTTGACCGAATGCGAAGCGAGATGATCAAACCTGATGACATGACCTTCACATCGATACTTACTGCTTGCAGTCACTCTGGCATGGTGGAAGAGGGTCTGCGAGTATTTAACTGCATGAGAGAAGACTATTGCATAATACCCTGTGAAGCACATTACGGATGCATAATAGATTTATTAAGCCGAGCAGGACGTCTCGAAGAAGCATACGAATTGCTTAAATTACTGCCAGCTAGACAAAGTGCATCAGCAATGGCTGCCATGTTGGCTGCTTGCAGAATCCATGGAAACACTGAACTGGGGGAGGTTATTGGGCACTGGCTTTTAGATTTAGAACCAGAAAGGCCAAGTGTATATAATTTAGTGTCAAATTTATATGCAGAAAGTGGAAAATGGGATGAAGCAGCCAGAACAAGGAACATGGCAAAGATGAGGGGTTTGAAGAAGGCTGCTGGATATAGTCAGATAGAACTAAATCCGAGAGCTTCGACGATGTAAATATCCCTGGGACTGGATTCCCGTCGTTGTTTGATTCATTCTTAAGACATTATGTTTAGCAGGGATAGATAGAGATGATTTTGACAATGTTTCTAACCATTCCAGGGTATGAAAAACAAAGGGATGACTGTACAAATGAGAGTGATAATCAGACTTTTGTTGTCTGCAACACACATTTATATTGCCATCACCTACGTATTTCCATGCGCATTATATTCATTAAGGCTAATGTGGTGCGACATGTAGGGGAATTTCCCCTTGAGAGTCGCCGACCATGGGATCAAATAATCTTAGTTGGACTTGAATccttctaatttaattaattaatgtactCCAAATAAGAATACAACCCTTGTATATGTTCCtgtaaatatatgttgttataGTCGAAATTAAAGTTGGGAAAACTCtgtcaaccaaaattttatttgattaattttcttgtactaaaatattttttatcttatttttagttttgattctagtGAGAATTATAATTGCAATCATATAGGGATTTCTGTTTGGATATACATATAAGGATTTCAACTTTCACTCTTTGAGAAATCTTTATTTCCATCTTACGTTCGATTCCTTAGATTAAAGTCCACTCTATAAACATTcgagattttaaaaatagtaagaaGATCATTTTGTACTTTGGACTTTAGTTTGAGTTGATCAAAAAATTTGAGCATCTCCTAGCCCCCTTTCTGAATAGACAGTTCCTGAGTctcgaaattttaaaatttttagctttcttgCAATGCAATTTGGCGAAAGAAAGACTTGACCTAGTTTCACTATAATAGAATTTGTTTCAATTAGGACTAGGAAGAAACATGCCAATAATTAGCATGGTTCGCCCTTAGGTGTGcacaattatttttcttttaataaaattacttatagaTATTTTCTTTATGGCTCAactttaattagatttttttttatttttatcactcTTAAGTTTTAGTCATTAATGTTATTaggttataatatttttgtcacTCATCCGTTAACAACATTGATAGAAAGGTGATgtggtaagttaaatttgccACATAAGCACTAGCTATCCGCCTCTTGAGAGTTGGCTTCACCTTCTTACTCTAACGTCGAATCAGTGATAGGAAACCACCAAAATGCTCTTCTTGTCCTTCTCTACCATTTTACTAGTTTAAATTCTCTTGAAAATGGCTAGGAAATGCCAAACTAACCTTGGACCTATCTAATCTGGCTATCAAAATGTTCTTGTTTCAAACACTGTTATTCTCCTAATCAACAACTACCATTCCACTGTTGGGTTCACTGTGAAACTTCCAAAAGGGTGCCAAACTTGTGGTAGTCGTTAAACtttgctttcttctttttttttctttctattttattattgtttttgttgaaGCAATGGTCAGCATGCAGCGACCAAGACTGTCGAGGGCACTACATGCAGAAGCTGCTAGTTCATCAagccagcaagctgttttttacttattttgtatttttaagttaatgtaATGTAACTTAGTTGTATTTCAACtatgttaggtttatgtttGATGTAAAACTGATGGTGATTGAGCTGATTAATCAGCTTTGTTGATTTGTACAAGTTAATTAGCTCAAGTTACTAAGTTTgttagtggtagtaggtagtGTTTAGGTTAACCTACTGTTTTGTCAAGTTGTAAGCTTGTTTATGTATTGGCTTTATGCCATTTTCAGTTTTttgaatgaattcaacaagttttcATCCATATGCTCTCTATTTTAGCTTTGCTTCAAAATCTGTTTTGTTTTTCTACTTTGTTTCTTCTGCAAGTCACGATTCTCGCTCGACAAGCTTCTTGTTGAACTTGCTGTTTGTTGCTCTCGgctccaacaattggtatctagagccaTATTCTTAGAGGACCTGTTGTAGTTCAGTAACAAAACCATGGCATCATCAGGTTTTTCACCAGCTTCACCACCTGTCTTCAATGGAGAGGGCTTCAACATTTGGGCAGTTAAGATGAGGACTTACCTGCAGGCATTCGACCTATGGGAAGTTGTTAACTCAGATGCTGAGCCAGCACCTCTTCGAGCTAATCCAACAGTTGCTCAAATAAGGTAACACACTgatgaaagaacaaaaaggcACAAGGCCATGTCATGCATACAGAATTGTGTGACAGATGTGATCTTCATGAGGATCATGGCCTGTGAAACACCAAAGGAGGCTTGGGACAAATTGAAAGAAGAATTTCAGGGGATTGAGAGAACAAGGCAACAACAGCTGCTCAACTTGAGAAGGGATTTTGAAAATCTCAAAATGAAAGAGGAAGAAACAGTCAAGCAGTATTCAGATCGAATTATGGCTGTTGTAAACAGTATAAGGCTCCTTGGAGAGCAATTCAGTGAAGCTAGAATAGTTGAGAAGGTCATGACCACTCTACCAGAGAGGTATGAAGCTAAAATTTCATCCCTCGAAGACTCAAGGGACTTGACAACTATCTCCTTAACTGAGCTAATCAATGCCTTGTATGCACAAGAGCAAAGAAGAGCCAGCAGACAAGAGGAGCACTAGGAAAGGGCTTTTCAAGCCAAAGTAAAAGAAGCCTCGAGCATCAAAGCTCACAAAGGCAAGAAGTTCTGGAAAAACAGGCCTAAGCCCGATGCTGCTAAGAGCAGTGACCAACTCTGCAGACATTGTAAAAAAGCTGGTCATCCAGAAGATAGATGCTGGTTTAGACCAGATGCAGTATGCCAACACTGCAAGAAAAAGGGCCATGTTAAGAAGGTTTGCAAGAACAGAAGCAAACCAAGGCAGATTCAATTTCAGCAACAAAAGGCAAAAGCTAGAGTGGCTGAAGAAAGCAGTGATCAAGAAGAACAGGTTTTTGTTGTGTCATGTGCAGCAAATCAGAAGAAGGGTTCAAAGGGCTGGCTTCTAGACAGTGGTTGCACAAACCACATGTCACCAGATGAAACTATTTTCAAAACCTTGGATAGAACCTGCAAAACCAATGTGAAAATAGGAAATGGTCAGTTCATAAATGCTGAAGGAAGAGGAGATGTGCTGATCTATACTCCAACAGGTGCCAAAATCATTTCAAATGTACTCTTGGTACCTGAAATTGATAGGAACCTTCTCAGTATAACTCAACTACTTGAGAAAGGTTACTCAGTTGTGTTCAAGGAGAAAGAATGCCAAATTTTTTCATCCAAGTGGATCAAACCTCATAACAGTCACCATGACTGACAAATGTTTTGAAGTTGACTGGCCAAATGACTTGCACTTAGCCTGCATAGCCTCCACTGATGACTCTAGACTCTGGCACCAGAGGCTTGGACATGCAAGCTACAAATCCATAGCTCGAATGGCCAATGAAGGACTTGCTAAAAACTTCATCGATTCAGTAAAGAATGATGAGCTTTGTGAAATATGTCAACAAGGAAAATTGGCAAGATTGCCATTTTCTACAAGCACAACATGGAGAGCATCTGAGAAGCTTCAACTTGTGCACACTAATGTGTGTGGACCAATGAAGACTGACTCTCTCAAAGGAAACAGGTACTTTATTCTCTTTGTTGATGATTATACAAGATACTGCTGGATTTATTTCCTAAAACAGAAATCAGAAGTTGCATCTGTGTTCTTGAAGTATAAAGTTGCTGTAGAAACCGAGTCTGGTTGCAAACTTAAAAAACTGAGGTCAAATAATGGAACTGAGTATACCTCAGCTCAGTTCCAAGCCTACTGTGAAGAAGCAGGCATCAAACACCAGCTGACTAATGTGTATACACCCCAACAGAATGGGGTCAGTGAAAGGAAAAACAGAAGCTTGATGAATATGGCAAGATGCCTTCTGTTTGAGAAGAATTTACCCAAAACTCGTGGTCAAGCGATTATCTGAAGTTTACCTCCAAAACAGGCTCCCAACCAAGGCTCTAGCTCAGAAGACTCCATTTGAAGCCTGGTTTGGGTTCAAGCCATCTCTGGCTCATCTCAGAACATTTGGTTGCCTATGCTACACTCAAGTTCCAGCTAAGAAGAGAAGCAAGCTAGATAAAAGGGCTCAAACAGGGATCCTAATCGGCTATAGTATGGTTAAAAAGGGCTATAGAATCCTAGAACCTACTACAAACAAGATACTGGTAAGCAGAGATGTTGTGTTCAATGAAAAGGATCTTTGGAATTGGGAGAAGGTGAACGAGGCGATGGCGAAGACACGGCATTTGACCAACCTGAAACTGATCAAAACACATCTGAAATGGATATAGATGATGTTCCAGTTAGAGGCACTCGATCATTGACTGATGTCTATGAAAGAGCACAAGTGGCCATTGCTGAACCAAATTGTTTTGAAGAGGCAGAAAGCCAGGAGGGCTGGAAACAAGCAATGATTGGAGAAATCAAAATGATTGAAAAGAATCAGACCTGGAGTCTGGTTGAAAAACCAACAAATAGGAAGATTATTGGTGTAAAGTGGGTCTATCGAGTCAAAAACAATGCTGATGGTAGCCTAAACAAGTTAAAGGCTAGATTGGTTGTGAAAGGCTTTAGTCAGAGGTATGGATCAGACTATCTGGAGACCTTTGCACCAGTGGCCAGGCTCGATACCATCAGACTGCTAGTTGCCTTAGCAGTACAAAGGCAGTGGATGATACATCAACTTGATGTAAAATCAGCATTTCTAAATGGATACCTTGAAGAGGAGATTTATGTGGAGCAACCTCAAGGTTTCAAGGTGTCTGGCAAGGAAGAAATGGTGTACAAGCTCAACAAAGCCTTGTATGGCTTGAAACAGGCTCCAAGGGCTTGGTATAGCAGAATAGATGGCTATCTGACAAGTCAAGGATTTGAAAGAAGTCTCAGCGAGCCAACTTTGTATGTTAAATCAACTAGTGTTGAAACTCAGCTCATTGTCTCAATATATGTCGATGACTTACTGGTGACAAGAGGAGATCGAGAGATGCTAAACAACTTTAAAGCCAAAATGCAACAGCACTTTGAGATGTCAGACTTGGGATTGATGTCTTACTTCTTAGGCATGGAAGTAACTCAAGCTGAAACTGGAATTTGGCTAAGTCAAAAGACCTTTGCTATGAAGGCTCTCAACAAATTCTCAATGGAGAATTGCAAagcaaccaacacaccagttgcTGTTGGAGAAAAGCTATCGAGCCAAGATAAGCATGAAAAGGTTTGTGAAACAACCTATCGAAGTCTagttggatgtttattgtatttGACTGCTACTAGACCTGACATAATGTATGCTGTGGGCTTACTCTCGAGGTTTATGCATTTTTCAAATGAAAGTCACTTTAGAGCTGCAAAAAGGGTTCTAAGATACATCAAAGGAACCTTGTCCTATGGAATGCAGTTTACCAAGGCTGAAGACTTGAAACTGGTTGGctacttgtaacaccccttacccatattcgACATCGGAATagagtacgaggcattaccagaatacatgcacttgtaaacgtattgaaccgagttataaaattccattaattattaaaaatttcaaattattaacatgcttttatagttcttcataatataaataatacaacattTCCTACCAACcacaatcgagcttccgataatcatctCACTACATCTAATAATtgtacatattaccaataataattcaatttcaataataaaacacatatctatataatattcatcatcaaataacattcactttaattaaaattatacagaatatagttcatacgaacttaccaagctaaattgcagaaataccaaaatccagggacattttggaaattttctattttctcaatttccatccaatcttgatctaaattaatatttccttcaatttactaatttaaacaataaaaaaattcatttcgtgcaatttgatcactttttgacattttacaaatttacccttgaattttcacatttgttcaatttagtccctgaaacatataaattggtcattttaatgaaaactcatgctaattgaataatcatatattttcctcctcctcctctccattccaaatccttaatgtatataacatgcttataggtaacattatctataatttcaccaattacttatatattcattcaaagctgtccacttgagtcataatcactaaattatttatatcttgagctaaagaattcaaaattaagatccattaattttctctgaaactagactcacatatattcttatcataaaattttca
The sequence above is a segment of the Gossypium raimondii isolate GPD5lz chromosome 4, ASM2569854v1, whole genome shotgun sequence genome. Coding sequences within it:
- the LOC105780945 gene encoding pentatricopeptide repeat-containing protein At2g03380, mitochondrial codes for the protein MILFLLKIPSILQKTNAIPSFNSRCLFLYHSTSHKVENFASLLENCKDFVSLRKLHACIFTNGICQSTFISSKLLTCYQKFGSSLESRWVFDGIIKSNIFLRNSVLVGCFRSGQYGEVLRLYLKLKQKKIGFDCSAITFTLKSCAELGSFGFGKGVHLDVLKFGLSKDGFVGSSLICLYSKNGDMVGASKVFDEITERDVVVYTSMITGYALVGGHITYKAFEFARLMQKEGIDPNRVTMVSLLQAAAELEALEEGRSIHGYAIRRGIGCSDEVFETSLMDMYIKCKVPTMAACIFGRMKMKTIGSWNAMITGYLNMGQPLEALGHFCKMVHENVFPDLISLANGILCCADLKYLQEGKAIQGRIIRIGYELDLIATTALVDMYSKCNDLTRARKLFDVVEKRDVILYNVMMAGYLQNGFATETVDLFIEMVGSGLKPNLGSILNVLSALSEMKNVRGGRSVHGYILKHEFRMNTEVANQIVYMYARCSYIYDARQVFNGIRYKDLISWTSMMMGYIYHANPEEAILLFRMMKREKLDHDSVTLISLLQAFLKLGHLSLAKEVHCHSYRTRLDHETLVINSLITTYAKLGNLNMARNLFEHTNRGCVTSWNTMIAAYGMHGNCKEVLRLFDRMRSEMIKPDDMTFTSILTACSHSGMVEEGLRVFNCMREDYCIIPCEAHYGCIIDLLSRAGRLEEAYELLKLLPARQSASAMAAMLAACRIHGNTELGEVIGHWLLDLEPERPSVYNLVSNLYAESGKWDEAARTRNMAKMRGLKKAAGYSQIELNPRASTM